From one Streptomyces sp. CA-210063 genomic stretch:
- a CDS encoding HTH domain-containing protein, protein MTEATDLAERAGDRDPRIGLRAVAALRRLLEQLESVQVRSARNQGWSWQEIATELGVSRQAVHKKYGRH, encoded by the coding sequence ATGACCGAAGCAACGGATCTCGCCGAGCGCGCGGGCGACCGTGACCCCCGGATCGGGCTGCGGGCCGTCGCCGCGCTGCGGAGGCTGCTGGAGCAGCTGGAGTCGGTGCAGGTGCGCAGCGCGCGCAACCAGGGCTGGTCGTGGCAGGAGATCGCCACCGAACTCGGAGTGAGCAGGCAGGCCGTGCACAAGAAGTACGGGAGGCATTGA
- a CDS encoding Clp protease N-terminal domain-containing protein, producing the protein MFERFTKDARAVVLGAVDHAERSHANEVNEEHLLLSLLDRKASRASFALAALGLADRRDSVLRALAEARRRGGLSRADMDALSGLGIDLSQIVSRVEEAHGVGALESGGKGNRNGWGLRLGHRPFTRDAKDVLTRSLRTAHAHRDRHIGDEHLLLALTTRPGVLAEVLADHGVTYEALERVLYGAGEAKAG; encoded by the coding sequence ATGTTCGAACGGTTTACGAAAGACGCCCGCGCCGTGGTCCTGGGAGCGGTCGACCACGCCGAACGCTCCCACGCGAACGAGGTGAACGAAGAGCACCTTCTTCTCTCGCTGCTGGACCGCAAGGCCAGCCGCGCCTCGTTCGCCCTGGCCGCGCTGGGGCTGGCCGACCGCCGGGACTCCGTGCTGCGGGCCCTCGCCGAGGCGCGCCGCCGGGGTGGTCTCTCCCGCGCCGACATGGACGCCCTCTCCGGCCTCGGTATCGACCTCTCGCAGATCGTCTCCCGGGTCGAAGAGGCCCACGGGGTGGGTGCGTTGGAGTCGGGCGGGAAGGGCAACCGCAATGGCTGGGGGCTCCGCCTGGGCCATCGCCCTTTCACCCGCGACGCCAAGGACGTCCTCACCCGCTCCCTCCGCACCGCCCACGCCCACCGCGACCGGCACATCGGCGACGAACACCTCCTCCTCGCCCTCACCACCCGCCCCGGCGTCCTGGCCGAGGTCCTCGCGGACCATGGGGTGACGTATGAGGCGCTGGAGCGGGTCCTTTACGGCGCCGGGGAGGCCAAGGCGGGGTGA
- a CDS encoding zinc-binding dehydrogenase encodes MFAAYAARIDRDQPLNGLELGDRPAPEPRPGWTTVKVKAASLNHHDLWSLRGVGLAEDKLPMILGCDAAGVDEDGNEVVLHSVIGQTGHGVGPEEPRSILTERYQGTFAELVSVPTWNVLPKPAELSFEEAACLPTAWLTAYRMLFTNAGVRPGDSVLVQGAGGGVATAAIVLGKAAGLRVYATSRDEAKRKRALELGAVEALESGARLPHRVDAVIETVGAATWSHSVKSLRPGGSLVISGATSGDRPSHAELTRIFFLELKVVGSTMGTKDELEDLLSFCAATGVRPVIDEVLPLDRAREGFERMESGSQFGKIVLTNP; translated from the coding sequence CCGCATCGACCGTGACCAACCGCTCAACGGACTGGAGTTGGGCGACCGCCCGGCACCGGAACCGAGGCCCGGCTGGACGACCGTCAAGGTGAAGGCCGCCTCGCTGAACCACCACGACCTGTGGTCCCTGCGGGGCGTCGGCCTCGCGGAGGACAAGCTGCCCATGATCCTCGGCTGTGACGCCGCCGGTGTCGACGAGGACGGCAACGAGGTCGTCCTGCACTCGGTGATCGGCCAGACCGGCCACGGCGTCGGCCCCGAGGAACCCCGCTCGATCCTCACCGAGCGCTACCAGGGCACCTTCGCCGAACTCGTCTCCGTCCCCACCTGGAACGTGCTCCCCAAGCCTGCCGAACTCTCCTTCGAAGAGGCCGCCTGCCTGCCCACCGCCTGGCTGACGGCGTACCGCATGCTCTTCACCAACGCGGGCGTACGCCCCGGCGACTCCGTCCTCGTCCAGGGCGCCGGAGGCGGTGTCGCCACCGCCGCGATCGTGCTCGGCAAGGCGGCCGGTCTGCGGGTCTACGCCACCAGCCGGGACGAGGCCAAGCGGAAGCGGGCCCTGGAACTGGGCGCGGTGGAGGCGCTGGAGTCGGGGGCGCGGCTGCCGCACCGCGTCGACGCGGTCATCGAGACGGTCGGCGCCGCCACCTGGTCCCACTCGGTGAAGTCGCTGCGCCCCGGCGGCAGCCTCGTCATCTCGGGCGCCACCAGCGGAGACCGCCCCTCCCACGCCGAACTGACCCGCATCTTCTTCCTCGAACTCAAGGTTGTCGGCTCCACCATGGGCACCAAGGACGAACTGGAGGACCTCCTCTCCTTCTGCGCCGCGACCGGTGTCCGCCCCGTCATCGACGAGGTACTGCCCCTGGACCGTGCCCGCGAGGGCTTCGAGCGCATGGAGTCCGGCTCCCAGTTCGGCAAGATCGTGCTCACCAACCCCTGA
- a CDS encoding PadR family transcriptional regulator, which translates to MPPVFAHGRLRLYLLKLLDEAPRHGYEVIRLLEERFQGLYAPSAGTVYPRLAKLEAEGLVTHTTEGGRKVYAITDAGRAELADRSGELADLELEIRESVAELAAEIRADVRGAAGDLRREMQAAASDARKGNGTGDGEQGPLGEYGDKESWRAAKEEMRRVKQEWKEQARRAKDESRRAREEAQRARRQAKEAQERARTQAQDELQRIAKRVQDHVQDHFTRGDWPTGVREGLTELAKEFGEFGKDFGKEFGKDFGFGRTGAESGSGATAAKDGAGAGAGVGEPEYTTTPEDFPADYEPAWVHETPTGDPARDLDRLLDRFRDDIRDAARDHGVTEDQLRDARRHLSTAAAHIGAVLRVPKA; encoded by the coding sequence ATGCCTCCCGTCTTCGCCCACGGACGCCTGCGGCTCTATCTGCTGAAGCTGCTGGACGAGGCGCCGCGCCACGGCTATGAGGTGATCCGCCTGCTGGAGGAGCGCTTCCAGGGGCTGTACGCCCCCTCGGCCGGCACTGTCTACCCCCGCCTGGCCAAGCTGGAGGCCGAGGGCCTGGTCACCCACACCACCGAGGGCGGCCGCAAGGTGTACGCGATCACGGACGCGGGCCGCGCCGAACTGGCCGACCGCAGCGGCGAGCTGGCCGACCTGGAGCTGGAGATCCGCGAGTCGGTGGCCGAGCTGGCCGCCGAGATCCGGGCCGATGTACGGGGCGCGGCGGGCGACCTGCGCCGCGAGATGCAGGCGGCGGCCTCCGACGCCCGCAAGGGCAACGGGACGGGTGACGGCGAACAGGGGCCGCTCGGGGAGTACGGCGACAAGGAGTCCTGGCGCGCCGCGAAGGAGGAGATGCGACGCGTCAAGCAGGAGTGGAAGGAACAGGCCCGGCGCGCGAAGGACGAGAGCCGACGGGCCCGCGAGGAGGCCCAGCGCGCCCGCCGCCAGGCCAAGGAGGCTCAGGAGCGGGCCCGCACCCAGGCCCAGGACGAGCTGCAGCGCATCGCCAAGCGGGTTCAGGACCACGTCCAGGACCACTTCACCCGGGGCGACTGGCCGACCGGGGTGCGTGAGGGACTGACCGAACTGGCCAAGGAGTTCGGCGAGTTCGGGAAGGACTTCGGAAAGGAGTTCGGCAAGGACTTCGGCTTCGGCCGCACGGGGGCGGAGTCCGGCTCGGGAGCCACCGCCGCGAAGGATGGTGCGGGGGCAGGAGCGGGCGTCGGGGAGCCCGAGTACACGACCACTCCCGAGGACTTCCCGGCCGACTACGAGCCCGCCTGGGTGCATGAGACCCCCACGGGTGACCCGGCCCGCGATCTCGACCGCCTTCTGGACCGCTTCCGCGACGACATCCGCGACGCGGCCCGCGACCACGGCGTCACAGAGGACCAGCTCCGCGACGCCCGCCGCCATCTGTCGACGGCGGCGGCCCACATCGGAGCGGTGCTGCGGGTACCCAAGGCCTAG